Within Vicia villosa cultivar HV-30 ecotype Madison, WI linkage group LG1, Vvil1.0, whole genome shotgun sequence, the genomic segment TCAAACAAATCCACCCCACGGTGATACTAGGATCGCCTGGCAACAAAATGAGCTCCTCCATCTCCTCTCCGTTGGGCTCGGAGTCTTCTTAGTTCTTCTTCAAGTCAAGCGGTCTTAGTTTTCTCTTCTGCTAGCTGTTTATCTGAATCCCGCTTCTGCCTCTTGAGACTACTCTCCGATCTCTGTAACTGTAGACACTCTTGCTGCTTGTGATACAAATCTTCCTCTAGCAACTCATAGGGACGCCTCCGTGTACTAGCTTGACTTGAACTTGCGCCTTCGACTTGCTTGAGCTGGTGCATCAACCTCATCTTTGCATCTCTCTCttcaaagaacttcaaattggTCTCTTGCTCTCTTTCATGCAACCTGTAGTTGGTAACCAAAGCATCCTTGTAAAGTTCTGTTGGCACAAATTCGGATAGAAtcaaaggaggttgcttttgaagtGGTGCAACCCTATCATATGGCAGCAACAAGTTTCCGACCCGTTTTgtaatccattcaacatacggtGTCAAAGCGAGTGATTCCTTCTTCCCTAAATGAGCTCCGTTATGATTACGGATCTTCTTCCAAGCCACAATTATCCCCTTCAACTTTTCTGGATCCGACCCCTTCTCAAAATAGACTGTCTCCGCTATCAAGTGATCCGCCGGCTTGTCTTTCAACGTATACCCCAACTGACGCAAGGATACCACGGGATTGTAATTGATGCAACCTCTAGTACCAACCAAAGGAACATTATCGAACTTACCACACCCAACAATCACTTCAGAAACGTTAATTCGATACTTTTGCCACTGAATATCATAAGAAGTAAGTGACATAATCCTGTGTGTCCACTTGAGCGTATCCCTTGTCTTCACAAAAGGTCCTTTGCTGGGCAACAAAGAGAGGAACCAGATGAACAACAACTGAAGGCAACAAGTGATGGCACCACCACATTTCTCATATCGGGAATGAACGGCATAATAAGTATCGGCCAACAACGTAGGAATAGGATTCTTTCCCATGAAAATGTGTACCGCGGCCGAATCTACAAAATTGGGAACATTTGGGAACATCACAATCCCGTAAATAGCCACAGCAAGCAATGCATTGTAGGCGTTCCAATTCTTTTTCTCAAATTCCTCTTTAGCTTTTCTCACCAAGAACTTCAAAGAGAACCCCGACACACCTCCATTCGACTTCCAATTATCAGATACTTcttttatgctcaaataaagagcagcagCGATCAACTTGAAATTCACTTCTTTTGGAACGTCGATGAATGGCACTTCGTCTTTTACCTTGAGATTAAGAATGATAGAGTACTCTTCCAATGTCGGAGCCAACTGGTAATCCTGGAACGTAAAACACCTCATTTCAGAATCATAGAATTGCATAAAGGTTTGCAAAGCAGGAGTATCAACCACGGTTTCCAACAAAGTCAAGATATTCCCATAATCATCCGTGAAACTCTTCAGGCAGAAAGCGGTCATTAACGAACTCAAGCCCCCTCTAATGCGTTCAACGGCTCTCGGAAGAAGCTGTAGGTGTGCGTATGTCTCTTTGCTTCCTTGACAGTATCAATGGGAGTGTCCATCTTCAACTTGAATGAACTCCTGAATGTCCCTGAAaatatgacatgcaaatgcttgttatacatatatttttttttgcgtttcttttggaaataaatatgctatgatgcaaagtggtggggcttgttgccgcccaccaggcattctggactgccggtagCACACATAGTAtaaagccaaaggttcggcccccaaatggtataccacacggaacacgAAATATCAATCCAaggaaccaaagcccatagtcaataacacactggaatggaacacagattaccactcgaacaagaaccatagtaccccacgaacaggaaccaatagtacactcgaacaagaacagcggtaacccacgaacaagaacagcggtaacccacgaacaagaacagcggtaacccacgaacaagaacagcggtcaccaacaatgtacctgttaatatgatcattgattcccgccccactcacgggtaaaatctaggccaaggtaaggtcatgaaacgcagtatacggtccgcccgaaggtaagcatcatcacagcgcggaagcgggtgacgataatacctccgtttgaaaccactactctacTCGtgatcacataatccatcccgagacgtacacctcgagacaaaccatgctcccactctatcctagggttcctatggttcacacatagcctgggtattgggccttttacctcttgaaacacccacccaacagacagagatccagacagtccagaatatgatgcagaaaagtaaaagcgcacatagaatgcaatgcaaacaggaaaatatgcaaagcaataaaaacacccaatgataaacacacaagcgctaggatcgacttgctgagtccggaccagcaacaggtcgagacgtccccaggagagtcgccagctgtcgctatcgcgaaaattaacagagtcgccactaacatatttatcctgaaaaggaagggaatgccagcaaaccacaaaacaaaacaacggtctcacgaccagagaaaaagccaaaggaagggttaattctatttgctttatttttcatttcattttttgttatatgtgtggttctggttctgttacttgcgtggttctgttacaagtgatacattatggacaaatcctaacccggattaagtacacataagaaattaggtggagggtatagtcatgtgcatgcgcacttgagaatccttccgctcagtggaggttccttgttggtaatatatgtttagcatgtttcgtagcgaagacattattactttcattgaactgtagaagctgagttggccgtagaaccccaacccatcctggccttattaggttgtggtgcagaaactattcaggtgaagacttggattagttgtcatgcggagaaccacactcagacgagtttttcttgagaatattactggctcatgagtttaattgtggaaagccggtaatatccgaaagaaaaatgtagactctgatgtatcagtagaacatgttttgcaggtgattaactagaactatcccatgtttggttctctgacctcatgctcgtgacgctggacctttgaacctgtgtgtaccatgtttgtgttaccatgtttgtgttaccatgtttgcgttaccatgtttacagtaccatgtttgaactaccatgtttgccttaccatgcttgaatatgtggcatccatgcatccatgcattcatacatccataaaaaataaaaaaataaaaaaatctttttccataaaaacgtgattttttcaaacaattagagaattttctttgcaaacgttataggattaggttatggagtgggtaaaaaggcataccaagaggtacggtttcaaagagcctaatgtggaaagactgaaagagttagcgtcttttgtacaagatccttgtaattttaggaaaagccatggaaagcttttgcctattttgaacactcatgttgatgaaggacttctcaaaactctggttcagttctatgatcccgtctaccgttgttttacctttccagactaccagttggtaccgaccttggaagaatatgccaatcttttgggtattcctgtgtctgacaaaatacccttcaatggtttggaagccattcctaagtcacacgtcattgca encodes:
- the LOC131593460 gene encoding uncharacterized protein LOC131593460, whose translation is MTAFCLKSFTDDYGNILTLLETVVDTPALQTFMQFYDSEMRCFTFQDYQLAPTLEEYSIILNLKVKDEVPFIDVPKEVNFKLIAAALYLSIKEVSDNWKSNGGVSGFSLKFLVRKAKEEFEKKNWNAYNALLAVAIYGIVMFPNVPNFVDSAAVHIFMGKNPIPTLLADTYYAVHSRYEKCGGAITCCLQLLFIWFLSLLPSKGPFVKTRDTLKWTHRIMSLTSYDIQWQKYRINVSEVIVGCGKFDNVPLVGTRGCINYNPVVSLRQLGYTLKDKPADHLIAETVYFEKGSDPEKLKGIIVAWKKIRNHNGAHLGKKESLALTPYVEWITKRVGNLLLPYDRVAPLQKQPPLILSEFVPTELYKDALVTNYRLHEREQETNLKFFEERDAKMRLMHQLKQVEGASSSQASTRRRPYELLEEDLYHKQQECLQLQRSESSLKRQKRDSDKQLAEEKTKTA